A section of the Agarivorans litoreus genome encodes:
- a CDS encoding zinc ribbon domain-containing protein → MTTEVACPECDGQLQHEHDHWLCGACHHKFSQRVHCDKCDAELEKLKACGAVDYFCNSCNELKSKRAVIRRFERLDS, encoded by the coding sequence ATGACTACTGAAGTTGCTTGCCCAGAATGTGATGGACAGTTACAACACGAACATGACCACTGGTTGTGTGGCGCCTGCCACCATAAGTTCTCGCAGCGAGTGCATTGTGATAAATGCGATGCTGAACTAGAAAAGCTAAAGGCCTGTGGTGCAGTAGATTATTTTTGTAATAGCTGCAACGAGTTAAAATCTAAGCGAGCTGTTATTCGGCGTTTCGAGCGCTTAGACAGTTAA
- the der gene encoding ribosome biogenesis GTPase Der, protein MLPVVALVGRPNVGKSTLFNRLTRSRDALVADFPGLTRDRKYGQAKVAEQEFIVIDTGGIDGDEEGIDAMMAQQSLQAIEEADAVLFLVDARAGMTIADEAIAHHLRKQEKKVFLVANKTDGIDADTACGEFYALAIGEVHQIAAAHGRGVNMLLEEALRPFVTEQAENQAEEPELEQADTQEMTESELDELAQKFADLPIKLAIVGRPNVGKSTLTNRILGEDRVVVYDMPGTTRDSIYIPMQREDQDYILIDTAGVRKRGKVTETVEKFSVIKTLKAIEDANVVMLVIDAKDGISDQDLSLLGFVLNAGRALVLAVNKWDGLDNEHKERIKTELDRRLGFIDFARVHFISALHGTGVGHLYESVQEAYASATKRVSTSMLTKIMQMAQDDHQPPLVRGRRVKLRYAHAGGYNPPRIVVHGNQVNSLPDSYKRYLMNYYRKALEIMGTPIRVEFKEGDNPFSDKKSKLTMAQERRRKKMQNVSKYKKS, encoded by the coding sequence GCCTTAGTGGGACGCCCAAATGTTGGCAAATCTACTTTATTTAACCGCCTTACACGTAGCAGGGATGCCTTAGTCGCTGATTTCCCAGGACTGACTCGTGACCGTAAATATGGTCAAGCCAAAGTCGCGGAGCAAGAATTTATTGTTATTGATACCGGCGGTATTGATGGCGATGAAGAAGGCATTGATGCAATGATGGCGCAGCAGTCTTTGCAAGCTATTGAAGAAGCTGATGCTGTTCTGTTTTTGGTAGATGCGCGCGCTGGAATGACCATTGCTGATGAGGCGATTGCCCATCATTTACGTAAACAAGAAAAGAAAGTTTTCTTGGTTGCTAATAAAACTGACGGCATTGATGCTGATACTGCCTGTGGCGAGTTTTATGCCTTGGCGATAGGTGAAGTTCATCAGATTGCAGCAGCTCATGGCCGCGGCGTAAACATGTTGTTAGAAGAAGCACTGCGCCCCTTTGTTACTGAGCAGGCTGAGAATCAAGCGGAAGAGCCAGAGTTAGAGCAAGCTGATACGCAAGAAATGACCGAGTCAGAACTTGATGAGTTAGCGCAGAAGTTTGCCGATCTTCCAATAAAACTGGCCATTGTTGGTCGCCCCAACGTGGGTAAATCTACGCTGACTAATCGGATTCTGGGTGAAGACCGAGTGGTAGTGTACGACATGCCAGGTACCACCCGAGACAGTATTTACATCCCTATGCAGCGAGAAGATCAAGATTACATCTTGATTGATACAGCAGGGGTACGTAAGCGCGGTAAGGTGACAGAAACAGTAGAAAAGTTCTCGGTTATTAAAACCCTTAAAGCAATTGAAGACGCTAATGTGGTGATGCTGGTAATCGACGCAAAAGATGGCATTTCAGATCAAGATTTAAGTTTGCTTGGCTTTGTGTTGAATGCCGGTCGCGCCTTAGTGCTTGCCGTTAATAAATGGGATGGTTTAGACAACGAACATAAAGAGCGGATTAAAACTGAACTGGATAGACGTTTGGGCTTTATCGACTTTGCACGCGTTCACTTTATTTCCGCATTGCATGGTACTGGCGTTGGCCACCTTTATGAATCGGTTCAGGAGGCATACGCAAGCGCCACTAAGCGCGTTTCTACCTCTATGTTAACCAAGATTATGCAGATGGCTCAAGACGACCATCAGCCGCCGTTAGTGCGCGGTCGTAGGGTTAAATTACGTTATGCCCACGCTGGCGGCTATAATCCACCTCGTATCGTTGTTCATGGTAATCAGGTTAACTCTTTACCAGACTCTTATAAGCGTTATTTAATGAATTATTACCGCAAAGCCCTAGAGATTATGGGCACGCCAATTCGCGTAGAGTTTAAAGAAGGTGATAATCCATTCTCAGATAAGAAGTCAAAACTTACCATGGCTCAAGAACGCCGTCGTAAAAAAATGCAAAATGTAAGTAAGTATAAAAAATCGTAG